The genomic window GTGCAGTACCAGGGCACGGTGAACGGCCCCACCTACAAGTATACCGTGGGCCGGGCGGACCTGCAATCGGTGATGATGGGCACGGAAATGACCGCCGCCATTGGCCTGAACTCGTGGGCCGCGTTCGCCGGCAAGCAAGCTGACGCGCATGTGGCCGGCGACATTGCTATGCTGGAGCACGAAGTAAACCCGGTTATCAAGGCCCTGCGCGCCCACAATCTGGAGGTCGTGGCCGTGCACAACCACATGCTGTTTGACCAGCCGCGCATGATGTTCCTGCACTACTACGGCCGCGGCCCCGCCGCGCAGCTGGCTACCGGCTTCCGTGCCGCCCTCGACCAGTTGGGCAAGGGCAAAGCGGGCATGAAGATGAAGCACTGACGCGCCGGTAAATCGACCCCGTTTTTTAGGGGCCTAAACCGGAAAAGTACCACGCGCCGGCACCGGGGGCGGTGGGGAGCAAAACCGCACGGATTCCAAGGTCGGTCTGAGAAGCTACATTATGTTAAGGGATAAAACCGGGACGACGGACCCGGAGTAGTCCTTTCCTCCACTGCCCCCTAAATCCTACTCGGGCCAGCTATTCGGCTAGCGGAGCCGGCAGGGCCGGGACGAAGTCGTCAAAGACCTCATAGCTCAGGATCTGATAGCGGCGAGCGTAGGCCC from Hymenobacter sp. J193 includes these protein-coding regions:
- a CDS encoding LppY/LpqO family protein, encoding MHIHGMGAPAELARKFAAALKDSKLLPANQPKPSGGTPAAQAGNNATSAPGPPTGKELFDIPALDKVVQYQGTVNGPTYKYTVGRADLQSVMMGTEMTAAIGLNSWAAFAGKQADAHVAGDIAMLEHEVNPVIKALRAHNLEVVAVHNHMLFDQPRMMFLHYYGRGPAAQLATGFRAALDQLGKGKAGMKMKH